In Prochlorococcus marinus XMU1411, one genomic interval encodes:
- a CDS encoding DoxX family protein, with translation MKNSFLKNKSIKSFLDFFSRLSISAIFISAIPSKINDFERTVEYISSKGIPEQFASILLVGAIICLILGSGFFIFGENQKIGSVFLLLFIIPTTIIFHLFPFHQRAVFMNLALIGGLIITAIREPK, from the coding sequence ATGAAAAATTCTTTTTTGAAAAATAAAAGTATCAAATCTTTTTTAGATTTTTTTTCAAGATTATCAATTTCTGCAATATTTATCTCAGCAATACCAAGCAAAATAAATGATTTTGAGAGAACAGTTGAATATATTTCTTCAAAAGGGATTCCTGAACAATTTGCATCTATTCTTCTAGTGGGAGCTATTATATGTCTTATCTTGGGCTCTGGATTTTTTATATTTGGAGAAAATCAAAAAATCGGTTCAGTCTTTTTATTACTATTTATTATTCCAACAACAATAATTTTTCATTTATTCCCTTTTCATCAAAGAGCAGTATTTATGAATCTCGCATTGATAGGCGGATTAATTATTACTGCAATAAGGGAGCCAAAATAA